A DNA window from Hoplias malabaricus isolate fHopMal1 chromosome 5, fHopMal1.hap1, whole genome shotgun sequence contains the following coding sequences:
- the ppdpfb gene encoding pancreatic progenitor cell differentiation and proliferation factor B, producing the protein MAAIPASGSLVATHDYYRRRLGSTSSSSSCGSSEYSGEVIPHHPGLPKQDSGHWWSSFFFGKQNQPGMGTLTEEAQQKSGVMSVSDGQVMCIARDMVMKRQASESSDTGKSEVGSSPPS; encoded by the exons ATGGCAGCAATCCCAGCTAGCGGTTCTCTCGTAGCCACCCATGACTATTACCGAA GGCGCTTGGGCTCTACCTCTAGTAGCAGCTCATGTGGCAGTTCGGAGTACAGCGGGGAGGTTATTCCACATCACCCAG GTCTGCCCAAGCAGGACTCTGGTCACTGGTGGTCAAGTTTCTTCTTTGGGAAGCAAAACCAGCCAGGAATGGGCACTCTGACTGAGGAGGCACAGCAGAA GTCAGGAgtaatgagtgtgagtgatgggcAGGTGATGTGCATTGCCCGGGATATGGTGATGAAGAGGCAGGCCAGTGAGAGTAGCGATACTGGGAAGTCGGAGGTGGGGAGCTCTCCCCCTTCTTAA